DNA sequence from the Pseudoduganella plicata genome:
CTCCGAATCGGCCGAGAACGTGGAGACCGTTAGCGGCTCGATCGAGGATGGTATCGAATACACGCCGTACCCGGCGAGCGAGCCGGCCGCCATGACCGTGGCCGGCGGGGCCCCGGCGTCCATGGGTTCCGGCAACGGCGGCGGGGCCGCGCGGCCCGAAAAGCATCCCGCAGCGGGTACGAAGGGGAACGACCACGTCAAGCTGTCGGCCAAGGAGCCGACATTGTTGGACGGCGGCGACGGCCAGGATACGGCAGTCGTCGAAACCAGCCGCGCCGCCTGGGCGCTGAAGAAAGTCGGCGACAAGTGGGAGGCCAGGGACGTTGCCAGCGGCACCGTCAGCGAACTGGAGAACGTGGAACGGATCGAGTTTGACGATGTGACGGTGGCGCTCGATACGGATGGCCCGCCGGGGCAGGCGTTTCGTCTGTACAAGGCCGCATTCGATCGCAAGCCGGACCATGGCGGCCTGGGCTTCTGGATTGGCGCCATGGACAAGGGCGCCAGCATGTTTACCGTCGCACACGAGTTCATCAAGTCGCCGGAATTCGCCACGCTGGTCGGGAGCGACGCGCCGACGGACGAGGCGTTCGTGGGGGCGCTGTACAAGAACGTGCTGCACCGCGATCCGGACGGCGAAGGCTACAAATGGTGGGTGGAAAAGCTGCACGGCGGCGCAGCGCGCGAGGACGTGCTGATCGGTTTCTCCGAATCGGCCGAGAACGTGGAAACGGTCAGCGGCTCTATTGAGGAGGGTATCGAATACACGCCGTACCCGGCCAGCGAGCCAGTGGCACCGACCGAGCCAGTGGCGCCGAGCGAGCCAGTGACGCCGAGCGAGCCAGTGACGCCGAGCGAACCGGTGGACGCGACCGTGGCCGGCGGGGCCCCGGCATCAATGGGTTCCGACAACGGCGGCGGCGCCGCGCGGCCCGAAAAGCACCTCGTGGCGGGCACGAAGGGGAACGACCACGTCAAGCTGTCGGCCAAGGAGCCGACATCGGTGGACGGCGGCGACGGCCAGGATACGGCAGTCGTCGAGACCAGCCGCGCCGCATTCACGCTGAAGAAAGTCGGCGACAAGTGGGAGGCCAGGGACGTCGCCAGCGGTACCGTGAACGAGCTGGAGAACGTGGAACGGGTGGCGTTCGACGATGTGACCGTGGCGCTCGATACGGATGGCCCGCCGGGGCAGGCGTTTCGACTGTACAAGGCCGCATTCGACCGCACACCGGACCATGGCGGCCTGGGCTTCTGGATCGGCGCCATGGACAAGGGCGCCAGCATGTTTACCGTCGCGCACGAGTTCATCGAGTCGCCGGAGTTCGCCACGCTGGTGGGCAGCGAGGCGCCGTCGGACGAGGTGTTCGTGGGGGCGCTGTACAAGAACGTGCTGCACCGGGATGCGGACGGCGAAGGCTACAAATGGTGGGTCGAAAAGCTGCACGGCGGCGCGGCCCGCGAGGATGTGCTGATCGGCTTCGCCGAATCGGCCGAGAACCAGGCGACCGTCGTCGGTTCGATCGAAAGCGGTATCGAGTACATCCCGTACGCCTGATCGTACCCAGCGCAGGAAAAAGCCGGACCGCAGCTGCGGCCCGGCTTTTTTTTCGTCGGACGAATCCGGGACGGTTCCGGATTGCTCCGAGGTCGGTCAGCGTGCTGCCAGGGTGAACGCCCGGACGCAGCGCAGCGGGCGGCCGGCGAGCAGGCCGTTGAAGAGTCCCAGCAGCAGGCTGGCCGACATGGCGAACGTGGCGCTGTGCTGCAGCGCCGGCTGCATGGCGCTGGCGGCGGCCAGCGCGTAGCGGGTTGAAAAGACGGCCAGCATCATGGCCAGCGGCAGCCAGCTGCCGCGCTGCGTGACGGTGCCGGCGGTGTGATCCAGGCCAGTGACGCTGCCGGCCGCCACATGCCACGCCACCATGGCGCCGGCGGCGGCCCCCGCTCCCCAGGCGGCAAACGGCACGCCCGCCAGGCCGAAGCGGCGGTCGATTTCCTGCAGTGCCAGTGCCGTCATCACCAGCGGAACGATCGCGACGGCGCGCAGGGTCATGGTGCGCTCACGGCTGGCCGCAACGCCCCGATGGACCAGGAAAGCCAGGATGGCCCAGACGTAGAGTGGCGTGTGGCTGATGATCTGTTGCAGCATGAGGAGGTTCCTTTCGTGGGGTGGATAACGCCATCTTTGCCGCCACGCCCGCCGGTCGCCAGCGCGGTGCGACGAAACGGTCCGGTGGCGGCGCGAAACGGGTGGCGGCGGCGCGGACGCGGCGCGCCACCCTCTTCACAATGGATGAGCCGCGCCTCGGGCTTCGGACAGCAGACCAGCAAAAAGTCGGCAATTCCCCTATAGTGGCGGGATTGAAGAAGCATCATTAAAGGATCGATATGCCTACCCTGAACATCAACGGAACCGACACCGCGCTGGACGTGCCGGACGATATGCCCCTGCTGTGGGCGCTGCGCGACGTGGCCGGCCTGACCGGCACCAAATTCGGCTGCGGCGTGGCGCTGTGCGGTGCCTGCACCGTGCACCTGGACGGCCAGGCCACCCGCGCCTGCGTCACGCCCGTCTCGGCGGCGGCGGGCAAGAAGATCGTCACCATCGAGGCCGTCGGCCAGGATCCCGTGGGCGCCAAGGTGCAGGCGGCGTGGAAGCAGATCGACGTCGTCCAGTGCGGCTACTGTCAATCCGGCCAGGTGATGGCCGCGACGGCGCTGCTGCACGCAACGCCGAAGCCGACCGATGCCGACATCGACAACGCCATGTCCGGCAATATCTGCCGATGCGGTACCTACGGGCGCATCCGCGCCGCCATCAAGATCGCGGCTGCGAAATAAGGGGAACGGCATGGGAACCATGAAGGATCTGGAAATCGCCTCGGGCGCACGGCGCCGTTTCCTGCGCGTGGGCGCCGCACTGGGCGGCGGGCTGCTGGTGGGCTTCGTACTGCCGGGCTGCGAGCGCAAGGAGTCGGACCGCAAGGAGGCGCCGCCGGAGAAGGCCGTTGGCCAGGCGGCCACCGCCGCCTCCGAAGCGCCCGGACTGGCGCCAAACGCATTCATCCGCATCGACCGCAAGGGCGTCGTCACGCTGATCATGCACAAGGTCGAAATGGGGCAGGGCACGTACACGTCGATGCCGATGCTGATCGCCGAGGAGCTGGGTGTCGACCTGGCCAAGGTCAAGCTGGAACACGCCCCGGCCGACAACAACCTGTACAGCGATCCGCTGCTGGGCGGCCAGGTCACGGGCGGGTCCACGTCCGTGCGCGGTGCCTGGAAGCCGCTGCGCGAAGCCGGCGCGGCAGCGCGCATGGTGCTGGTTCAGGCGGCGGCGCAGCAGTGGAACGTGGCGGCCGACCAGCTGGCGGTCGCCAACGGCGTCGTCACGCATGGTGCCACCAACCGCTCGCTGCATTACGGCGAGCTGGTGGACGCGGCGGCAAAACTGCCGGCGCCGAAGACGGTGGCGCTGAAGGACCCGTCCACCTATAAACTGATCGGCAAGAAGCACGCCCGCCTCGACTCGGCGGGCAAGGTGGACGGCACGGCGCAATTCGGCATCGATGCGAAGCTGCCGAACATGCTGATCGCCACGGTGGCGGCATCGCCCGTCGTCGGTGGCAAGCTCAGGGCCTATGACGACAAGGCTGCCCTGGCCGTCAAGGGTGTGCGCGAGGTACTGAAGCTCGACAACGCCATCGCCATCGTGGCCGACCATATGTGGGCCGCGAAACAGGGGCTGGCGGCGGCTGCGCCGAAGTGGGACGACGGCGAGCACGGCAACCTGTCGACGGCATCCATCGTCACCGAAATGATGAACGCCTCGCGCCAGAAAGGCGCCGTCGCGGCGGACAAGGGCGACGCGCTGAAGGCGCTGGGCCAGGCCGGCGGGCGCAAGCTCGAAGCCGTGTACGAGATGCCGTTCCTCGCGCATGCGACGATGGAGCCGATGAACTGCCTGGTCGACCTGCGCGCGGACGGCTGCGACCTGTACTGCGGCACCCAGGTGCCTAGCCTGGCGCAGGGCGCCGCGGCCAAGCTGACCGGCCTGCCGCTGGAGAAGGTCAGGGTGCACAACTTCTACCTGGGCGGTGGCTTCGGGCGCCGTCTCGAGGTCGATTACGTGACGCAGGCCGTGGCGCTGGCGCGCACGCTGGCCAGGCCGGTACCCGTCAAATTCGTCTGGACGCGCGAGGAGGACATCCAGCACGACATGTACCGCCCGTACTACATGGACCGGCTGGCGGCAAAGCTGGACGACAAGGGCATGCCGCTGGCATGGTTCCACCGTGTCACGGGGTCTTCCGTGATGGCGCGCTTCGCGCCGCCGGCCGTGAAGAACGGTGTCGATCCGGATGCGGTGGAAGGGGCGGCCGACCTGCAGTATTCGATCCCGGGCCTGCACGTGGAATACATGCGCCACGAGCCGCCGCTGCCAACAGCTTTCTGGCGTGGCGTCGGGCCGACGCACAATGTGTTCGTCGTCGAAAGCTTCATGGACGAACTGGCGCATGCGGCGAAGCAGGACCCGGTCGCATATCGCCGCGCGCTGCTGGACAAGTCGCCGCGCCTGCTGGCCGTGCTGAACCTGGCCGCCGAAAAGGCCGGCTGGACGACGCCGATGAAACCGGTGGCCGGCCGCAAGGTGGGCAAGGGCGTGTCGGCGCAGTTCGCCTTCGGCAGCTACATGGCGCAGATCGCGGAAGTGTCGGTCGGCCCGGACGGCGACGTGCGCGTGCACCGCGTCGTCTGCGCGCTCGACTGCGGCCAGGCCATCAATCCCGATGGCATCGTGGCGCAGATGGAAGGCGGCATCGTGTTCGGCCTGACGGCCGCGCTGTGGGGCGAGATCACGCTCGACAAGGGCCGCGTGGTGCAATCGAACTTCGGCGACTACCGGATGATGCGGATGAACGAGACGCCGACGATCGAGGTCCACATCGTCAACAGCCACGACGAGCCGGGCGGCATCGGCGAGCCCGGTACGTCAGGCGCGGCACCGGCATTGGCCAATGCGATCTTCGCCGCCACGGGGCAGCGGCTGCGCAAGCTGCCAGTTTCCGCCACGCTGAAGAAAGCATAGTCCGGGAACCGCTGGGGACCGTTACCTGCGCGAGGTGCCGGTCCCCGACGTGGCGGTCGAGGCAGCGACCGGCGGCAGGTTGCCGGCATTTCAGGTGTTGGCGATCAGCGCGAGCAGCGCATCCGGCCGCACCGGCTTGACAAGATATTCGTCGAATCCCGCCGCCAGCGCGCGCGCCCGGTCCTCGGCCTGGCCATAGCCGGACAGCGCGACGGCAAACAGCGGCGCGCC
Encoded proteins:
- a CDS encoding DUF6622 family protein, producing the protein MLQQIISHTPLYVWAILAFLVHRGVAASRERTMTLRAVAIVPLVMTALALQEIDRRFGLAGVPFAAWGAGAAAGAMVAWHVAAGSVTGLDHTAGTVTQRGSWLPLAMMLAVFSTRYALAAASAMQPALQHSATFAMSASLLLGLFNGLLAGRPLRCVRAFTLAAR
- a CDS encoding (2Fe-2S)-binding protein, whose product is MPTLNINGTDTALDVPDDMPLLWALRDVAGLTGTKFGCGVALCGACTVHLDGQATRACVTPVSAAAGKKIVTIEAVGQDPVGAKVQAAWKQIDVVQCGYCQSGQVMAATALLHATPKPTDADIDNAMSGNICRCGTYGRIRAAIKIAAAK
- a CDS encoding xanthine dehydrogenase family protein molybdopterin-binding subunit; the encoded protein is MGTMKDLEIASGARRRFLRVGAALGGGLLVGFVLPGCERKESDRKEAPPEKAVGQAATAASEAPGLAPNAFIRIDRKGVVTLIMHKVEMGQGTYTSMPMLIAEELGVDLAKVKLEHAPADNNLYSDPLLGGQVTGGSTSVRGAWKPLREAGAAARMVLVQAAAQQWNVAADQLAVANGVVTHGATNRSLHYGELVDAAAKLPAPKTVALKDPSTYKLIGKKHARLDSAGKVDGTAQFGIDAKLPNMLIATVAASPVVGGKLRAYDDKAALAVKGVREVLKLDNAIAIVADHMWAAKQGLAAAAPKWDDGEHGNLSTASIVTEMMNASRQKGAVAADKGDALKALGQAGGRKLEAVYEMPFLAHATMEPMNCLVDLRADGCDLYCGTQVPSLAQGAAAKLTGLPLEKVRVHNFYLGGGFGRRLEVDYVTQAVALARTLARPVPVKFVWTREEDIQHDMYRPYYMDRLAAKLDDKGMPLAWFHRVTGSSVMARFAPPAVKNGVDPDAVEGAADLQYSIPGLHVEYMRHEPPLPTAFWRGVGPTHNVFVVESFMDELAHAAKQDPVAYRRALLDKSPRLLAVLNLAAEKAGWTTPMKPVAGRKVGKGVSAQFAFGSYMAQIAEVSVGPDGDVRVHRVVCALDCGQAINPDGIVAQMEGGIVFGLTAALWGEITLDKGRVVQSNFGDYRMMRMNETPTIEVHIVNSHDEPGGIGEPGTSGAAPALANAIFAATGQRLRKLPVSATLKKA